AGGGTATACATAGGTGTGATCGCGGGAGGAAGGGAACACCTTACGCCGAATGCACGGAACAGGTTGCAGCTCGGTTCCCTGGGATCCGAACAATAGGTAGACAAACTCACGTACCCAAAATCAGCGGTGTTATTGTGGCTGTCTTCTCGTTTCtaacatttttgaaatctgCGCAATCTGCTTTGGTATGCACAGACCGGGGGACCAGTCAATAAGGTTTTCCATCCAGATATGCCAATTTGGGTATTTTATAGCCAAATCTGAATggtctttccttttttctatatatttcgATTTAGTTATCACTGATATTAAATACTACATTtaatagatttaaattttatagctCGTGAAAACTTttactaaaacaaattttcaatatgaaaaatatttcaaaaaaatgttgaaatatttgaaattgaaaagctatttaatttataaactacAACAATTATTATCAAAAACTAAGAACAAGTTTAatcaaaactattaaaaccatttttgaatcacctttttttcaatatttatattcagcTCGAATCGGctagtttttaaaatcacaTCCTGACAGCACTGTGCGCATCTTCAGGTGGCTCAggttgctgctgatgatgatgatgtttgAGTTGATCATCGGCAATGACTAGGAAATATTGCCTTTCCTAAGAAGGATTTGTGTCAGCAAACGTGACTCGAAATACCAAGTTCCGAAAGcgagtgtgtgtatgtgtatttgATTGCTGATCCCTTTGTGCGTGCCCATTGTTTGAATAGTTAATTATGGGCTGGATCGGCGGACACTCCTTTTGAGAAGATTGTAAGccctcaaaaacaaaaaaaaaaccttttccCGCTCTCAGTGGCAGCTCAGATTGTTTTGCCGCCACAAGCATTTTTAACCATAATTTgggaattatttttaaaaatttttcgaATTTTCATCGACATAGTGCGTGGGCGGGGGGCGGCCCTGGGCGTGGCTGCATTGACAACTGCTGACAATGACTTCATTTGTGTGCCAAACGGCAGGCGCTGacaagtattaaaaaaaaaagagaaagaaagaTGACAAGACGAACTCCCAAATTTCTGTTTTGCAGATTAATATTGCACACATATGGCGAGGATGGTTAGGATCAGTTGATGGATCGATGGAGTGTACTTGTCGAAGAATTCATAAACGTCATGTGCCCATTGTCTGGGCCACAATGTGCTGAATGTGTGCAATTACTGATATTCTGGCAAAAGATTGAAGTCCAACAACCCATGCGATGAGCATGTGATTGCACTTGTAACGCCTTCCAATTCTGGATGGATATTCACAGTGGTAATGCTGGCGGTTTTCGTTTTGAGATATGATTGCCCACTCTGCGGATAATCCTGAGGTTCAAGGAAGGTATTTCCCATATCAGTTATTGATCAATCAATATCTTCTGTTTTTccaaaatctttaaatagaTACATTAGTTATTAGCTGTTAAGAATCTATCTTCATAATGGGCGATTTGTAATAAGAGATACATTTCTGTACAATGTTTCAGGTATATGGAATAACTACAATTTCATTCAATTGTATACCATAATTATACTCTGTATTCAGATTGCTTAAAGATAGaagaaaattacatttttagttCAAAAATGTTGACAAGACATCAGCATTGAACAAATAATTGGTATGAAGTCTAGAACCAGAGCTTTAAgaatggttttaattttacggaaaattattttgatttgttaaaCTTATAGCCCCTCTCAAAATATTGATATAAATGGTGGGAAATatatcatttcatttttttttgcttataaaatttagcTCCGGTGAAAAATGACCCCTAATCGATTCGGGTACTTTTCCCATCGACTCCTTGAAAAGCAGGCCAAAATCGGAACCTCTAGCCAAAGTGGAGAATCCCTATTGATCTCTTTTCCTTCCCAGAAGATCAACTTTCTTATGCAACCCCCTCACCGAAcccagcaccaccacccaaCCCGAAAACCACTGGAAACTGCATAGGGACAGGAGGCAATTGCAAATTGACATGGACCATTTGCTGATGTCTTCGGGGCGATCAGGGATCTTTAAGTTTTCCGAAACTCATCCCACGGCAGCGGGGTAAAATGCACCCATgtcacataaataaaatttgtatatgcgattaaatttgaaattcgaATCGTAATGCATCTGAAGGTGAGGAAGGGAAAGGTGCTGTCAGTCAGTCGGAGAAAGGAAATTCAGGAACTCAGACAGTCCGTCGATCGCTGGCATCTCGAAACCCTCCCTCCGCCTGAATTTTTGGGGTGGGGAACGACGTGATAGACAAAATCTTGTCATAACTTTGATGTTGTTAGTAAAACAATGCAATTGGCCGTCCTGCCGCTGAGACTTCCTCTCCGGCATTCCTGCTTTTTTGCCTTCTTGCCCCTTCCAAGGCGAACGAGCTCGTCCTGATCCCAGGACCTCTCCTATCCCAACCCATCCTAAACTATCCTGTCTGGGAATgaaaatgggaatggaaatggtgCGAAATGGGTGCAGCTGCCTGAGGAAAATAACGCTTTCTGATTATGCAACATCTAAGTCGTCTAATGTGCTGTGTAATTCGGCCAGACATTGAAAAATCACTGGACCAGGACATGCTTAAGATGATTTTTTGACTGATTTCCCCTCGTGTCATGGGGAATTTGTCAAAAGTCCGACTATTTCTGAGAACCACAAGAACTGCGCATTAGGCAACATGAAGATGAAGATCAAGATCAGCTTTCTAGAGTGGGTCCAGAGATGCCCGAACTTCTCCAACCCTCCCTCATCATCTTATCCCATATTCATTGTCCCAGATCTGGacaggccaaaaaaaaaaaaagaaaacaaatcgCCGATGAAAGGGTTGGGCCAAATGTGTTGAAGACTGCGCCGCTTTCGAGTTTGTAACGCGATAAGATCGGCTCACATCAATCTAGGGAATATAATGTTATCCCTAAGAACgttaatcaattaattacaTGCTGTGCATACATGTAGGGATCAAGGAAAAAGGATTCGCCACCATAGAAGGGTTGCCTCTTTTCTTTTGCTTGATTAATTTCCGACATTTCCCCAGGCCATCCGGGAAATTGGCTTGGTCCGGGAAATTAGCTTGACCACTGGTCAGTTCGTGGGCCAGTCGCGTGGCTGAtattaatatacaaataaaatattgaccATCATCAAAGGGGTGAGCAATGGATCACACGCAGTGGGTTTATTGTTCTACCAAGggatttcaaaatcaaaaaatcaagGAGAGGGGCTTATTGTCAatatatcatttatttatttttttaaactttaaaaattatttcactATTTTTGTTTCTACAACACAGGCAACAGTTAGCATAAATCCTACAAATGGAACctgattttaacaaaaaacacattaagaTTGCATCACTGCTCCCTCAAggcaataataatttattaaaatatcttaTCTTGCCGCTTGGCGACAAGGTTATTGTGGATGCTATTTTAAGAACCCCTATATAATCTGGGCCACACAGCCGAAGATTTGCGCGCCAAAAAGTCGAACCACTTGAGAAGTCATCCAAGGCTCgtaaaaaaccgaaaaaaaggaaagattCCAACTGCCTGCTGTGTGGGAACCAAATCGGTCCGATTGCATGTGACAAGAACAACAGTATTTTTGCACTGACCGCCGGACAGTTTTCGGAAGACATTGGACGGACGGAAAGGAGATCAAGACTGTTTCATTGTGTGTGCCACTTGTTTTAGTTGTGTTGTTGCACACATTGTGACCCAAATTGCTATTTGGCGAAAACAAAACCGTGCGGAGTCGCAAGAAAGGAACGACCATGTGCCGAGTCCTGAATAAATGACCATCCACTTGACCGGGACAAAGGACCGGCCGCTGCTACTATTCAAATTATATAGAAAATTGCCAGTAAAACACAAACTAATTGTGTTTGCCAATACAGTGCGGAGCTATCGAACTGTCCCAAGTCGGGGGGGGGTGCTGTGGGAAACCTTGCCAATCCAAAACCGATCACATTGGAGTTATAGACCAAAAAGGCCTGGGAAACTCAAGTGGCACTCAGCGTGTGCTCTTTGATGGGGTCTCATCGCATCGCTTTTCTATCGCCTGGCAGCAATGTGGCAGGCAGATGAGCCCTGTTCGGATTCCAATCTAATCTTTATTTTCGCATCACCCCGAACTGGCCTGGAAACCCCGATATGTGCGACAGGCATATCAAAATCGAATAGAAATGCGCACaactcataaaaatatttaaataaacataaaagtaTGGATGCTTTTGGGGATCGAAGCTTGGATACCCTtgggctaaaaaaaaaacataaatgcaagaaaataaaaaggttggaaaatttcctttttaatttatatttgatttatacATGTACCCTCTAAATCTTTTAATTCTTAGAATAATGTTAGAAATATATAAGTGTGGTTAAGAAAAAGTTATtcaaaacagttttttttttgtatttgatcAAATTAGATCATATATGTTGAGATTTAGCATCCATTTACTGTTACAtttgaatactttttttataaataaaagttcaaaaaaactatgaaattataatacccctCGAGAGTGTTAATAAGAATTCATGTGCCATATCTAAGCGTGTCAAGAACATTGTTCGCTTATTAGAGGAGCGCGAACTGCGTCTGTATGTTGATCTACATATGGAACTCTCCGCATTCCCCCACTTCCCCATGTTGCCACACAACACAAACTTTTGTTGTACCTCCCGGCcgttaaaaatatgtttgaagAGTGACGGAACAGAGAGTACGCACAGAGGAATAACGTTGATTAGTACTTCCTGAGGCTGCTGTATAGTTCAGATATGAGCGCCTGTATTTCCATATCATTCGAcaaagctataaaaaaaacaaacatttgcaTAGTGCCCTGCCAACAAACAACTGCAACACTCGGAACTTGCGGTGCCAGGGGAAAAACTTAAACTCAGCCTATCAGAAAACCAGTGTAGGGCGGGCATATCCCCAAAACTTTTAAGGCAAACTTTTTTATGTTGATCATAACTTACATATGTTCCTTGGATACTCTTACTTGAAATTAAACAGATCTATTATTTAATGTGCCAGATTTGTCTGCAAAAATGTTGAAGTTCAAAAGAATAAATAGGCtgtcattatttttatagagTTACAAAGATGATGGATCTTTAAGGGCTTTCTTTTATACAGGGCTTATGGCTATCCCATCAAATAATGCGACTATACTTCTACTATGTATACAAAGCTTGAACGGCAACAGGTCTTCCTGTTGATTACGGTAACTTCCTTTCCCACAAATCACATGATGACACAACACCCACCCATGGAGATCCCGGCCCATTCAGCACTAATGGACAATTGATTTCCTCTTTCTCAGCTTTCTTCCACATTTAAACTCTGAACCCGGCAATTGATTGTCCCGGAGAGAGCTTCATTCCACGGACAATGGACCGCAACGTGAGCATATAGTATATGGGTGTGCGTTCTCTAACATCGAAATGAATTGCTTATTTTGACATttattaaagctttaaataaaatttatgcagAGAATCAATTAGTGGGGCAAGACCACTAAAGGCGAAGTGAAAAATGAAAGAAGAACGCGACACGAAGCGGAAAGTCAAGTAACGAAATGTATCTCGAAGATACAATATTTCTCACAATCAGTTTGTAGACGAAGAAAAACGAACAGAACGCgactaaaaaaatacataaatataacaaaaaggcaaaaagacAACAAGGAGCGACAAAGACTGCAAGAAATCACGGCCAAAGGAGAAGGCAGCGAAAGATAAACAGAATACAGATCGAACTCCTCTTTCGCCCCCTCCCTTTCCCACTGAAACGAGTCCTGCACACGAACACACAAAAAGGTTTtggcgcaaaaaaaaaaccaaggcAATTCCCTGCTCTTCACCTACTTCCTCGCCAGCGCTGCACTTCTCTTTCTCCCGAGAAATCTCTGCGCAGCGCCGCGCCTCCTTCGTCCTTCCTCCTGCCCCCACCCCCTCGATTTTCTCTCCTtccttctctctctctctctctctttttctcaGCTCGTGTTAAGGAATTTGCGCGCGCACGTTGTGTCCGCTCCTTCTTATCCTTCCCCCTTCCCTTTCCCCTTCACTCACACTCACGCAGCAAGACCAATTTCGGTCTCCCTGCTGTTCATATCCTTCGGTCCTGGACCTTAGCTGATCAGCTGGTCGAACATATGAGAGAGGGCACCGCTATCCCTGTCTAACTGTTTCTTCGTACTGTGTCCATGGGTATTTGTTCTAATCAGTATCTGTGTGCGGTTCTACTCGTCTCTTCTCACCTTATGTACTAAGAGATTTCCCCTGTCCACACCTTTACCCCTGAGATTTGTTGGGTTAGCGGTAATATGTAACTAGAAAGAATTTTTGGGGCAATTCCGAGGAATGCAAAAAATGATATTATAATTGGTTTCATGGTTAAGAAATTAACTACAGACTTAAGTATTTAGGAATGTGGACCATTTTTCCATATTCGTATTTAgttaaaagaataaattattttattctttttattgtGGTTAAGCCCATTGCACGAATTATGATGCTATTGTATTATTTGCaaacatattatttatagTAGGTTCCGACgtacatatattatttaaaaagaattttaaaaaaattagattttaaaaagttaccAATACATATTTATCTCACCTAGACGTCCAATTGTTGGGCTCCTCTTTGCGCCTTCTTCTAATTGCATTGCATTAtctgccacacacacacattggcAAACTGGGACCGCCCAGCCTTTAACCCATTCCTGCCCACCGCCCCACCCTTAACCCTTTTCGTCAGCAATTTGCGAAATGCGCGCGCGCGTAAAAGTATCTCAAACGCTTTTTTTCGCACACTTCACAGGCTTTTTAATACACAGACGAACCGagccgcaaaaaaaaaccgatgCTCAAAACCCACTTCTTGGAATTTCGATTTACAATTTAGCTCTTCACATTTTGTTGGTCCtgtcttgattttttttatgttttgtagGTCCCCCCGCTATTGTTGTGCTCCAGTCCCATTCAAATAGTTGCTGCAATTTCTTTCTCTGCAGCCTATTCTCATTCTTTATCAAATTTACCCACACACATATGTGGTGTGCGAGTGTGCTTTTTGCATacgtttttgattttttcgttttgccCTTTTCTTCTGCTCTCCGATTCTGGAGGCTGCCGATAGCACGGTGGTatctgaaataattataaaactacTATAAAGCTGGGTAAATTGCTAGATAAGAACTGAATGGAAATACATTTGCTCATTGGGCACTTTCTCATTCGGTTTTAAATTGACACTTAAAGTCGGATCTGGTAAATAAGTTTGAATACCATCTGCTTCCGCTACCAAAACATAAAGCACGTGGCATTCAGATATATAGcctaaatagaaaataaataagtgttATTTCCCAAATTGGTATTACGATAGCACACAGTTTTCAGtcataaaattattcattatCTTACAGTGGGATCTGGTTTTTAGCCAAAAATACGAATTTCGAACCACTGTATTCGCACCGCTTACTATGAATGAGATTGAGTCTGAgctttttcatttcttttttcccCTATGCGCTTTTTTAACTTGTTCAAAACCACTTTATGATTTCTGCGtcctttttgttgttttttgctgCCCTCCTTGTTGGTTGTTTTCCATAAAGATGATCCTCTCGGCTCTtcctgcagcagcaacaacaaaagctcACCAAAGGAATTCAGTGGAATGAAACCGTAGCTCATTTGGAGGTTTCGGCTAAGGttctcaaaaaaaatcattcgcTTATTGCTTAGTTTGAGATAATGCGAATGATATCAGCTGGTCTTCCTtgtctgtgttttatttgtttgctgaaGATTTTACAAAAACACACTCGGACTGCAGCCCATGGGTGTTCGTCCCCCTCACGAGCCCCTTGGATCCACCAAAATGACTCCCGCAGGGCTTCGGCGCATATGTAACTCGATTTCTGCTTTAACTTTGCCGCGAttccacacaaacacaaagcTACAGACGAACTTCTTTAAGAGAGCTTTGATTCTTTGTAGTCAAGAGaattacatatgtacatatgtatgtatattaaaacGCACGTGTTACTTGCCTATACGAATAGTGCGCCAAACTGtacaaacacaaattttttccTAGACTAGTtctaaaacaatattattttcatattagCATTGCGgcgacaaaaataaaattcttagAAAAACTCAGTTTTGTCAGCACCCCAATTACTACATTCATCCGTTCATCTTAATTAGTCTCCCCTGTAAATGGATCCGTGGCTGGAAGCTTTGCTCATTTAACGACATTGGCGTCTACGTCTGCAGAACACAAAGGAGCCACGCCCCCAGTCCACAGCCGCCCCATCCCGCCGATGCGGCGATCATATGACTGCGGCCACTACCtgctgattttttttgcaaggAGGTGGGGAAGCATGCCAGGGGGTTACGGGGGACACACCAGGAATGCGTGGATCTCACATTATTACCTGCAAACGACACAATCGATGCCGCCTTGAATTCTGCTTAAAGATTCGCCGAGATTCTTCGGTTCCCGCTCTCTTCTTCTTCGGAGGGCTCCACTATTTCTGCACATGTGTTCGGGGCTTCGGCTCCACTTCTGGGGACTTCGGCTCCACTTCGGGAGCTAAGCGTCTGAGTATAAAAGCTCGCGCGCCAAAATCAGATGCCTCAATAGGACTGGTGACCACCAAGGCGCCTGTTTCTTTTCTGGATTCTCGGGATATTCTTTGCTTTCTTTCGCTGCGTAGCGAGGGGAAATGTAGGGGAAAGGATTTTTGGGCTGGGATTCTACCTGTTGCAGAGAACGCTCCAAAAGGCAGAGATTCCGAAACCCTATTATCCCGGTTTTCCTATGTTTTCCGATTTCCCTCCTCCTTTGGCACATGGGTTTTACTCGCCGTTATGTGTTGGGTTTTCGCCCCATCTCGTTCTCACTTCTATTTCTTGGGAAGGAATATGGAATCAAAGAACCGAAAAGGAACTAAGAACTAACTAATTTCTCTCTCGCTTCATCAGCTGTGCGCCCGCTCTCCCGCTCTCTCTGCCACGATCCTCGGCGGGGCTGCAGTTATAAAAACCAGCTGTGGCGAGAGAGCAGCCACATTCGTTCTCAGTTCGTCGTCGAGTCAACAGCTCTTCTTGTTCTACCTTTCGGTTTCTCGTTCGGTGACCTGAGTTTGTGCGGTTCACAGTTATTAACATCATACAAACCCTCGCACAACCACAcaccaaactaaaaaaaaaaaacatgctgAAACGGAcacattaacaaaaaaaaaccatcaacatctaaaatgcaatattagccaaaaaccaaaaggaCTACCACTACCATCCAAAATTCTTAACTAAACAACTGTAAATGAGTGAAGTGTGACCAAGAAAATATTGTGTTTTAGCAATTTTTCGGCTACAACAAAAAACTCGCAAACGAAATCAAAAATCTTCAGTTTTTCGACAACCCCCCAAAACACAgaacaaatattaaacaaaatgctgTGGGAAACAATTGTGGAGGAGACCAACTGCAGCATGGATTGCAATATCAGGTAATTACACCAAACCGCCCAAGGATTAGCAAAAAACTATTTTGCACCAGGAATACCAGTTAACTATACGCGATGAAAAGTGCAAGTTCAAGaacaacagcaaaacaaaaaaacaaaagttgtgGCCGAACAAAAGTAAGAGTTTTTTAcgctcttattttttttatcacgtTCCGCACGTTTACTTTTTGCCCGATTTTTGTTGGCGctcagctgttgttgttgttcgcTTGCCGTTTTTCATTCATTAAACCGGCTTCCGCGAGgctccacaaaaaaaaaaatacaaaaggccccacaaaaatgttttgtccGTCAGTCAGTCACTTTTcgtatttttcttattttcccCTCGTGTTCTTTGCGGTTCTttgtgctgtttttttttttaatatcgcTGCGCTTGCGTGACGTGTGACCCAAAAGTCAAGCTGAAAAGCAGATGCATCGAAAGGGAATTCCGTTTAGAGTACCGCTAATTTTAAGAAGCATAGGGTTCCCAGACTCTAATTAGTAATTCTTCAGAGTTAAATGTGTGTAGCAGCACTTTAAAAACCTAGCTAGCTTTGTAATTTCCAAAATAGGACTTACAAACACAGCTCCCAAATTGATTTTCACAAttcttgttaaatttattttccttcaCCCATTTACAACAACCCctctgtatattttttttcggttattcttgttgtttttacaCCACCAacgccgccaccaccaccaccactctGCCAGTATTTTTAGCTGGGTTTAATGACCCGCTCTTTCGAGAGTTTAGGGAAGCAAGAAGCAGCTCTCTTTCTCATTTCCAAACAGTTGACTAATCCTCCCCCTCTCTTCATTTGCTCTTTCAGTAACACCAGCAGTTCTAGCAATATCAACAAAATTAGTGGATCTCGTCGTGCTCGCCGTTCCCTGGAACTGATGAGCATGGACCAGGAGGAGCTGTCGTTCTACGACGACGACTCCGCGCCCCAGGATCAACAGCGGTCGGCCAGTCCGGAACTGATGGGTCTGCTCTCGCCGGAGGGTTCACCCCAGCGCTTCCAGATCGTCCGCCAGCCAAAGATCCTGCCAGCGGTTGGAGGAGCCAGCAACGATGTCGCATCGCACACACCGGCCCGCAGCTTCCGCATCTTCAACAGCCTATCCTCCACCTGCTCCATGGAGTCCTCCATGGACGATGAGTACATGGAGCTGTTCGAGATGGAGTCGCAGAGCCAACAGAGCGCCCTGGGCTTCCCCAGTGGCCTGAACTCGCTGATCAGTGGACAGATCAAGGAGCAGCCAGCGGCCAAGTCGCCAGCGGGCCTGTCCATGCGCCGTCCATCGGTGAGGCGATGCCTCAGCATGACGGAGAGCAATACCAGCAataccagcaccaccaccccaCCACCAAAGACCCCAGAGACTGCCCGAGATTGCTTCAAGCGCCCGGAACCGCCAGCATCGGCCAACTGCTCGCCCATCCAGAGCAAACGCCACCGCTGCGCCGCCATTGAGAAGGAGAACTGCCCTGCACCCAGCCAAATTACCCAGGTGACCACCAGCCATCCCCCACCGCTGAGGAAGTGCATGTCTCTGAACGACGCCGAGATCATGACCGCCCTGGCCCGCTCCGAGAACCGCAACGAGCCCGAGTTGATCGGCGACTTCAGCAAAGCCTATGCCCTGCCCTTGATGGAGGGACGTCATCGGGATCTGAAGAGCATCTCCAGCCAAACAGTGGCCCGCCTGCTTAAGGGTGAATTTAACGATCAGGTGGCCAGCTACCGGATCATCGATTGCCGCTATCCCTACGAGTTCGAGGGTGGTCACATCGAGGGCGCCAAGAATCTGTACACCACCGAGCAGATCCTCGAGGAGTTCCTCACCGTCCAACAGActgagctgcagcagcaacagaacaCCGAGTCGGGACCGAAGCGCAACATCATCATTTTCCACTGCGAGTTCTCCTCGGAGCGTGGACCGAAAATGTCCCGCTTCCTGAGGAACTTGGATCGGGAGAGGAACACCAATGCCTACCCGGCGCTGCACTATCCCGAGATCTATCTGCTGCACAACGGCTACAAGGACTTCTTCGAGTCGCATGTGGAGCTGTGCGAGCCACATGCCTACCGCACCATGTTGGACCCCGCCTACAACGAGGCCTACCGCCACTTCCGGGCCAAGTCCAAGTCCTGGAACGGCGATGGCTTGGGCGGTGCCACCGGGCGGCTCAAGAAGTCGCGCTCCCGACTGATGCTGTAGGCCAACAGTTCGTTATCTAAATTTTGGGTGTTATCGTATTGTATATATAGACGTATAGGGGTATTTATTTCACGCTGCTTTTAAGttgatttttgttgattttcatttgttaATCCGTAGACTAAGTTTCTCGCACTCGCTGACACACCCAACACTCTCTCTCATTCATACAAAACAGACAATTTCATTTGGAATTAACGCTTTTGTTtagttattattgttttttatggATTCGGCtttagttaaattatttaagcactctagttcaaattttaaagataacCATCGAACaagcaaatgaaaaatgtgcATTATAATCTAAAAACGTGAGGAACACtgtcattaaaatttaagaggCCGATCCCGAACAGACCCCTTAATCATTTGTAGATGATAAGCAGAACAaaatggctaaaaaaaaacacaaaaaatatcaaaaacacaCTCATCATCAATTACATCCacatttatatgtttaagaaCTATCATTTAAGAGTTGAAAGTTAAAAACTTCTGATAGGTACAATTTACgcttattatttgtttatttttatgtaatccGTAACCGAACACGCACCCGAAACGCAAATGCatacaagaaaaacaaatattttaccatgtaatgattattatttaagcaaaGCTTATTTTTGCATCAAAAAAGGCAATATTATTGAACAAAGAccatcaattttaaatttacttaatacACGACTTAAACGAACTGAAATTATTGGCATTTTTATCTTCCAAAGGGCGCAAAAAGCGCAAGATTGGCGGGATTTTGGGAGTCAAATTGTTTTCCCGGAATTTCGACTTTGAATTTGGCGCTCAAAGCGGTCAGTTGAATTTTATGAGAGGCAGAGGGCGCTGTTGTCTGTAAAAAAGTGAGTATAACAGAGGCGAATTCTGGCCTGACTGTTATACAAACATGTTgtcttttacttttgtttggcTTAAATTAGAGATGAGCGCgtgaacaaatttaaaaggcacataaattcaaataaatgtgcattattaaaattatgtcaaatatgttgtttaaattaatttgacttaataaataatttttttttgggcatttctttctaattattttaatttcttaagttccttgaacttttgtttaagcttttatttttaaaaagttactttcaaaattaatgacatattttctttttaatgaaAGGCTTTAAAACTTTCTCGTAATCCTCTTATGATGATTTCCTTCCCACTTTTGCCATTTATTAATTCCAATAAGCTGATtatgttctgttttttttcctATATTCGATTCGCGTCCACACCCAATTAGCTttctcttcttcttcttaAAACTACTAGAGCAttaatcccaaaaaaaagtgaaaataaaagccaaGCGCGGTTTCTGGCAATTAGCCAAAGGCAACGCCTTGTCATGAAAATATATTCGGGCTTAGACCAATTTCCATGCCAACTTAACCCCATAAATATCGACTCTTAACCATAGAACATTATTAAAGAACTCTTGTTTGATCTTCaatataagtttaatatttttttttttttaaattaaaagaaaaagcgTAGTGgaggaacaacaacaatttcaatactgttaaattaaatagatgTGTGTTTTTTCTGATCACCAAGGACATAAGCACTTTAAGATAGCGTCCAGAACTGAATGCTTAAAGGGTTAACCCCCTGAAGCCCCCTCCTGTGAGCCAGCACGCTGTGCCTGTCTGTCTGCACTTTGGTTTGTTATGGTTTGTTTTTGCCTGTTTGTGTGTCCCCTTATCTGCAGAGCTTCCGCAGCGGGTGGTTCCCCAAAACGAGGGGTCGGTGGGTGGGTGGCTGAGTGGGTGGGTGAACTCTAGGGTCGAGTGGCTAAAGTGCTGCTGGCA
This genomic window from Drosophila gunungcola strain Sukarami chromosome 3R, Dgunungcola_SK_2, whole genome shotgun sequence contains:
- the LOC128257742 gene encoding M-phase inducer phosphatase; this translates as MLWETIVEETNCSMDCNISNTSSSSNINKISGSRRARRSLELMSMDQEELSFYDDDSAPQDQQRSASPELMGLLSPEGSPQRFQIVRQPKILPAVGGASNDVASHTPARSFRIFNSLSSTCSMESSMDDEYMELFEMESQSQQSALGFPSGLNSLISGQIKEQPAAKSPAGLSMRRPSVRRCLSMTESNTSNTSTTTPPPKTPETARDCFKRPEPPASANCSPIQSKRHRCAAIEKENCPAPSQITQVTTSHPPPLRKCMSLNDAEIMTALARSENRNEPELIGDFSKAYALPLMEGRHRDLKSISSQTVARLLKGEFNDQVASYRIIDCRYPYEFEGGHIEGAKNLYTTEQILEEFLTVQQTELQQQQNTESGPKRNIIIFHCEFSSERGPKMSRFLRNLDRERNTNAYPALHYPEIYLLHNGYKDFFESHVELCEPHAYRTMLDPAYNEAYRHFRAKSKSWNGDGLGGATGRLKKSRSRLML
- the LOC128257835 gene encoding uncharacterized protein LOC128257835 produces the protein MSYGFIPLNSFGELLLLLLQEEPRGSSLWKTTNKEGSKKQQKGRRNHKVVLNKLKKRIGEKRNEKAQTQSHS